In Helianthus annuus cultivar XRQ/B chromosome 3, HanXRQr2.0-SUNRISE, whole genome shotgun sequence, a single window of DNA contains:
- the LOC110929560 gene encoding probable E3 ubiquitin-protein ligase XERICO, translating into MGLSPYQSPSDAGVLCVILVNTVMSISIMKEIVRSILHVIRIHVASGEDYNSQTLSESVECRGPPSEAYMGEFRSRTPSVLYDSLCCQTKQECSVCLVEFKLDAEINQLSCGHVFHKSCVEKWLKLWNVTCPLCRNHMMMLKEGEEDTCPM; encoded by the coding sequence ATGGGTCTCTCACCATACCAAAGCCCATCAGATGCTGGTGTTCTTTGTGTCATTCTGGTCAACACAGTCATGTCGATTTCGATCATGAAAGAGATAGTCCGGTCCATTCTTCATGTGATCAGGATCCACGTCGCGTCAGGGGAAGATTACAACAGTCAGACGTTGTCCGAATCGGTGGAATGTAGAGGACCCCCTTCTGAAGCTTACATGGGCGAGTTCAGAAGCCGAACACCGTCGGTTCTATATGATTCCTTGTGTTGCCAAACCAAACAAGAATGCTCGGTTTGTTTGGTCGAGTTTAAACTAGATGCAGAGATTAACCAGCTTTCGTGTGGGCATGTTTTCCATAAATCTTGTGTTGAGAAATGGTTGAAGTTATGGAATGTAACATGCCCGCTTTGCCGAAACCACATGATGATGCTGAAAGAGGGTGAAGAAGATACTTGCCCAATGTGA